One genomic region from Eremothecium gossypii ATCC 10895 chromosome I, complete sequence encodes:
- a CDS encoding glucan 1,3-beta-glucosidase (Syntenic homolog of Saccharomyces cerevisiae YLR300W (EXG1) and YOR190W (SPR1)), with translation MMRTVTSSTLMLALGMALWCLSGVAARPLPALTPNSIQVVTNTKRYFDYENKTMRGVNLGGWLVLEPYITPSLFEPFRKNPDNDDGIPVDEYNLCKTLGREKAHERLSKHWSTFYTEKDFHAMKAAGLNIVRVPIGYWAFELLEDDPYAQGQEEYLDKAIEWSRAAGLKVWVDLHGAPGSQNGFDNSGRRDQIEFLKPHNLELLHKVLEHTLGKYSQDEFADVVIGVEVLNEPLGPAVDIQGVRDLYYYAYDLMRNKFKRDQVVVIHDAFMPSQFWNSDLTLDKGYWGVVVDHHHYQVFSPGELARSMDDKVKTACAWGHDVISESHWPVCGEWSAALDDCAKWLNGVGVGARWDGTFNKNGDKAPYQGDCHQFYESWPEEKKKNTRRYIEAQLDAYELRGGWIFWCWKTETLTEWDFQRLLAHGLMPQPLEDRKYPNQCPF, from the coding sequence ATGATGCGGACGGTGACCAGCAGCACGCTAATGTTGGCTCTGGGTATGGCGCTGTGGTGCCTCTCGGGCGtggccgcgcggccgctgcccgcgctGACGCCCAACTCGATCCAGGTGGTGACGAACACGAAGCGGTACTTCGACTACGAGAACAAGACGATGCGGGGTGTGAACCTCGGCGGGTGGTTGGTGTTGGAGCCATACATCACGCCGTCGCTCTTCGAGCCTTTCCGTAAGAACCCAGACAACGACGACGGGATCCCCGTGGACGAGTACAACCTCTGCAAGACGTTGGGGCGCGAGAAGGCGCACGAGCGGCTCAGCAAGCACTGGTCGACGTTCTACACCGAGAAGGACTTCCACGCGATGAAGGCGGCAGGCTTGAACATCGTGCGTGTGCCAATTGGGTACTGGGCGTTCGAGCTTCTCGAGGACGACCCATACGCTCAGGGACAGGAGGAGTACTTGGACAAGGCCATTGAGTGGTCCCGCGCGGCGGGCTTGAAGGTGTGGGTTGACTTGCACGGTGCCCCTGGCTCGCAGAACGGGTTCGACAACTCTGGGAGACGCGACCAGATCGAGTTCTTGAAGCCCCACAACTTAGAGCTGCTCCACAAGGTTCTTGAGCACACTTTGGGCAAGTACTCCCAGGACGAGTTCGCGGACGTGGTGATTGGTGTAGAGGTGTTGAACGAGCCCCTAGGACCTGCCGTTGACATCCAAGGCGTGCGCGACCTCTACTACTACGCCTACGACCTCATGCGCAACAAGTTCAAGCGCGACCAGGTTGTTGTGATCCACGATGCGTTCATGCCTTCGCAGTTCTGGAACTCCGACTTGACTCTGGACAAGGGCTACTGGGGCGTTGTTGTCGACCACCACCACTACCAGGTCTTCTCTCCCGGTGAGCTAGCGAGATCGATGGATGACAAGGTGAAGACTGCGTGCGCCTGGGGCCACGACGTCATTTCCGAATCACACTGGCCAGTCTGCGGCGAGTGGTCTGCTGCGTTGGATGACTGTGCGAAGTGGTTGAACGGTGTCGGCGTTGGTGCGCGCTGGGACGGCACCTTCAACAAGAACGGCGACAAGGCGCCATACCAGGGCGACTGCCACCAGTTCTACGAGTCCTGGCCagaggagaagaagaagaacacCCGGCGCTACATCGAGGCCCAGTTGGACGCCTACGAgttgcgcggcggctggaTCTTCTGGTGCTGGAAGACCGAAACCTTGACCGAGTGGGACTTCCAGCGCTTGCTCGCCCATGGCCTAATGCCACAGCCTCTAGAGGACCGCAAATACCCTAACCAGTGCCCCTTCTAA
- the IES4 gene encoding Ies4p (Syntenic homolog of Saccharomyces cerevisiae YOR189W (IES4)), translating into MSQEQPPADPTPQASPAAPGPKSLAPPGARPARPAHWLAATIPVKSFSGYSLQFAGWAADPAAKPENANSAQPKPTGPRPPAAA; encoded by the coding sequence ATGAGCCAGGAACAGCCCCCCGCGGACCCTACCCCACAGGCGTCGCCCGCGGCGCCAGGCCCCAAATCGCTTGCGCCCCCCGGCGCAcgccccgcccgccccgcgcACTGGCTGGCTGCCACCATCCCGGTCAAGTCCTTCTCCGGCTACTCCCTGCAGTTCGCCGGCTGGGCTGCGGACCCGGCTGCAAAGCCTGAAAATGCAAACAGCGCACAGCCGAAGCCCACGGGAccccgcccgcccgccgcggcctGA
- the MSB1 gene encoding Msb1p (Syntenic homolog of Saccharomyces cerevisiae YOR188W (MSB1)), giving the protein MDKIQQPPHPQMTGQAGAEGEIGRQEREEEFEFYQAFAAESVKGVVHMITLQLKAEGVADSYVLLPFRPEHANRKLLAFLNAVFPLGNGQAVPRAKARHVIGETDSWTLVQALKYIWCRLPGEQVIGWETYWRFRAEERKLGYPSDAFMQVLPGCLSSSSHASIVYDFFDLLVAVAANVSENRMSGRKVAKMSAIWAFGDYRHPDGGGNNSFQEGLAQWRRGANAMFHLFLAFLRAFAVDEQKSGKFTRELEAILFQNAYPPPEDLQEDPAKLISVPVLTLKTDRFSRKPWELFERCNSLFQTAGHYGGPLEDYTLLQSLFMRKNQANALSKKMTGETRRLLKEMSTKHSTFQAGWGNRNPLPNRLNLTESISWTRTEISDYFIWTWMSTLSHEQISSKKKIFGRSFIAEFELDGFKKCIIVEESDITLDRMRTGAPATEPEKATANVMASPNELHLSPGYLKFQESVEDASKSASPPDIDPSHRQSSSSYSSRCSVRSRGSRGSNGKPYSNNSSTSSRCSINGNGHTAAYSTIALPKRQMNTKPATPSSCGNSPASLAGPGFTITTSSNYDTESERSLHIESDISVIRAPNTELPPCSPLSADVPQRKSYLDASGRFDRDMDRLLQRTDALNLQGQAAPAGRRPNEYMGREAIPEKPRSYDLLQPAQSSKNFYAGLDTGSSVMLATESCVMGKELPESGSQGRSTGGASWMPHSNNVADESFVSSSSGGTQATPRTTQAPSDPSFLQGRAQWQRPAQVPKGSAHRNPYGTACNNFAGEEGAPSQLTVGNRSPPDPSPPAHVQGAAAEDALGSPGFAAPRHKRQSALAATGYTHSTSASSEYVGPATASSDVRRPYTYYDVPPGRASPPSPQKLDPAQTSHVRMPPQLAAVRTLQAASGGDTAAPHTYQHVGQAYDQTAYQQRSPPESPSLPEQAYVPEQAYAPEQAYAPEQAYAAAHAPRRSTHGFPNHPQMLQPHSQRHPYALSHGSPTHHPSHAVPSVYPEPQSFGRPTSAASAPKTHLPNAARPASPVKADPMATTQQPHGNAVPMNYAPVVLPSNRLHGGNMTKQQGRKQLYKDIRDGNFGL; this is encoded by the coding sequence ATGGACAAGATACAACAGCCTCCTCATCCGCAGATGACAGGGCAGGCGGGCGCAGAGGGCGAGATCGGGCGGCAGGAACGCGAGGAAGAGTTTGAATTCTACCAGGCTTTTGCGGCCGAGAGCGTCAAGGGCGTGGTGCACATGATCACGCTGCAGCTGAAGGCGGAGGGCGTGGCGGACAGCTACGTGCTTCTGCCGTTCCGGCCGGAACACGCGAACCGGAAACTGCTGGCGTTTTTGAACGCTGTATTTCCGCTGGGCAACGGGCAGGCGGTGCCGCGCGCGAAGGCGCGGCACGTGATCGGGGAGACGGACTCGTGGACGCTGGTGCAGGCGTTGAAGTACATCTGGTGCCGGCTGCCGGGCGAGCAGGTGATCGGCTGGGAGACATACTGGCGATTCCGCGCGGAGGAGAGGAAGCTGGGCTATCCGAGCGACGCGTTCATGCAAGTGCTGCCCGGGTGCCTATCGTCCTCGAGCCATGCGTCGATCGTGTACGACTTTTTTGATCTGCTGGTGGCCGTTGCGGCAAACGTCTCGGAAAACCGCATGAGCGGTCGGAAGGTGGCCAAAATGAGCGCGATATGGGCGTTTGGGGACTACAGGCACCCCGACGGCGGAGGCAACAACTCGTTCCAGGAGGGCCTGGCCCAATGGAGGCGCGGGGCGAACGCGATGTTCCACCTGTTTCTTGCCTTCCTGCGTGCGTTTGCCGTGGACGAACAGAAAAGCGGGAAGTTCACCAGGGAACTGGAGGCGATTTTGTTCCAGAACGCCTACCCGCCGCCGGAAGACCTGCAGGAGGACCCCGCCAAGCTCATCTCCGTGCCAGTGCTCACGCTGAAGACGGACCGGTTCTCGCGGAAACCATGGGAGCTCTTCGAGCGTTGTAACTCCTTGTTTCAGACGGCGGGCCATTACGGCGGGCCCCTTGAGGACTACACCTTGTTGCAGTCGCTGTTCATGAGGAAGAACCAGGCCAATGCGCTCAGCAAGAAAATGACAGGCGAGACGCGGCGCCTACTGAAGGAGATGAGCACGAAGCATTCAACTTTCCAAGCTGGCTGGGGTAACAGGAATCCCCTTCCCAACAGGCTCAATCTCACAGAGTCCATCAGCTGGACGCGGACCGAAATCAGCGATTACTTCATCTGGACGTGGATGTCTACACTTTCGCACGAACAGATTTCGTCCAAAAAGAAGATATTTGGGAGATCCTTCATTGCCGAGTTCGAATTGGACGGATTTAAGAAGTGCATCATAGTGGAAGAGTCAGATATAACCTTGGACCGCATGAGAACCGGTGCGCCCGCTACAGAGCCCGAGAAGGCTACCGCGAACGTCATGGCCTCGCCCAACGAGCTGCATCTCAGCCCCGGGTACCTGAAGTTCCAAGAGAGCGTGGAAGATGCTTCCAAATCCGCGTCTCCTCCGGACATAGACCCTTCGCATCGCCAAAGCAGCAGTAGTTATagcagcaggtgcagcGTAAGAAGCAGGGGCAGCAGGGGCAGCAACGGCAAACCCTACAGTAATAACAGTAGCACTAGTAGCAGATGCAGTATCAACGGAAACGGCCACACTGCCGCCTACTCTACGATTGCTCTGCCAAAGCGGCAGATGAACACCAAACCAGCAACACCCTCTTCCTGTGGGAACAGCCCAGCTTCCTTGGCAGGGCCCGGGTTCACGATAACGACCTCGTCGAACTATGATACAGAAAGCGAAAGGAGCCTGCATATTGAGTCTGATATATCGGTAATCCGTGCCCCCAACACGGAGCTGCCGCCCTGTTCGCCATTGTCCGCGGACGTTCCACAGCGCAAGAGCTACCTGGATGCAAGTGGCAGGTTCGACAGAGACATGGaccgcctgctgcagcggaCCGATGCCCTGAACCTACAGGGCCAGGCGGCACCTGCGGGACGGCGGCCAAACGAGTACATGGGTAGGGAGGCGATTCCAGAGAAACCACGGTCTTACGACCTGCTACAGCCCGCGCAGAGCAGCAAGAACTTCTACGCTGGGCTGGACACAGGAAGCAGCGTCATGCTGGCCACAGAGAGCTGTGTCATGGGCAAAGAACTCCCGGAGTCCGGCAGTCAGGGCCGGAGTACAGGCGGAGCGTCGTGGATGCCCCATTCAAACAACGTAGCGGACGAATCATTTGTAAGCAGCAGTAGTGGAGGCACACAGGCAACTCCGAGGACGACACAGGCGCCATCGGACCCTTCGTTTTTGCAAGGCAGGGCTCAATGGCAGAGACCCGCACAGGTGCCGAAAGGCAGTGCCCACCGGAACCCTTATGGCACGGCGTGCAACAATTTCGCTGGAGAGGAAGGCGCCCCGAGCCAGCTAACAGTCGGCAACCGCTCGCCACCGGACCCATCGCCGCCGGCCCACGTACAgggcgctgcagcagaagACGCACTGGGTAGCCCGGGCTTCGCAGCTCCCAGGCACAAACGGCAGTCGGCACTGGCGGCCACAGGGTACACGCACAGCACCTCGGCCTCGTCCGAATACGTCGGTCCGGCGACCGCAAGCTCCGACGTCCGTCGCCCCTACACATACTATGACGTTCCGCCGGGCCGCGCGTCGCCGCCGTCTCCACAGAAGCTCGATCCCGCGCAAACGTCCCATGTAAGAATGCCCCCGCAGCTGGCCGCGGTGCGCACCCTGCAGGCCGCCTCCGGCGGAGATACCGCCGCGCCCCACACTTACCAGCACGTGGGGCAGGCGTACGACCAGACGGCCTACCAGCAGCGCTCCCCGCCCGAAAGCCCCTCGTTGCCAGAGCAGGCGTACGTGCCAGAGCAGGCGTACGCGCCAGAGCAGGCGTACGCGCCAGAGCAGGCGTACGCGGCGGCACATGCGCCGCGTCGCAGCACACACGGCTTCCCCAACCATCCGCAGATGCTGCAGCCGCATTCCCAACGCCATCCCTACGCGCTAAGCCATGGCTCCCCCACGCACCACCCGAGCCATGCGGTGCCTTCAGTGTATCCCGAACCACAGAGCTTCGGGCGGCCGACCTCAGCCGCCTCCGCGCCAAAAACACACTTACCTAATGCAGCGAGGCCAGCCTCGCCCGTGAAGGCTGATCCCATGGCAACTACGCAACAGCCACACGGAAATGCAGTGCCTATGAACTATGCACCCGTTGTCCTGCCTTCAAACAGGCTCCATGGAGGCAACATGACGAAACAGCAGGGCAGGAAACAGCTCTACAAGGACATCCGAGACGGCAATTTCGGCCTGTGA